The genomic window CGTCGAAGGTGGAGCGCACCCAGACCACGTCGTCCTTCGCGTAGCCGAGCTGATCGGCCACGGCGTAGGCGAGCGCCGACTCGAAGCCCTGGCCGGTGGTCGGGTCGTCGTCCTCCACCCACGGGCTGTAGGCAGGCTCGCCCGTCGCGATCGTGAGCTTGCCCTCGGTGACGAGGCCGTCGCCGGAGCCGCCGGAGCCGGACGTGGGGGCGCAGGCCGACAAGGAGGCGACGGCGGCGACGACGGAGACGGCTGCGGCCGCGAGACGGACGCGGGCACGGGTGCGGGTGCGGGGCATGAGGGGCAGGATATCCGTCCGGGGGCGCGGGCGGCGGCACCGAGGCGTCGTGTGACGCCGGACGGCTAGCCTTGCCCGCATGACCGTCGCCGCGCCTCCTCGTGCACCCGGCGCGGACGGCGCCTCCCGCCGCCTGCCCGCGCGCGTCGCGGCCCACCCTGCCGTGCTCTGGTCGGCCTTCGTGCTCGTGCATCTCGTGATCGGCCACGCCGCGCTGACCGGGCCGAACCAGCCGATGGGCGACGTGTGGAGCGTCTACCGCACCTGGATGCAGCAGGGCGTGGGAGGCGGCGACTGGGTGGGCGTGGACCGCCCGTGGGTCTACCCGCTGCTCGCCGCCGTGCCGATGCTGCTCGCCCGCGTCGGCGGCGACGCCCACTACGGGCAGGCGTGGCTGACGATCGTGCTGCTGCTGGACGCGGGGGCGTTCGCGGTGCTGACGGGCGGGCTGGGCCGAGGGCTGGGTCGCGGGCTGCGCGGGCTGCGCGGGCTGCGCGGACGCCCGCACGTCGGAGCTGCCTGGTGGTGGCTGCTGTTCCTGCTGGCGCTCGGGCCGATCGCCGTCGGGCGGATCGACGCCGTCACCGTGCCGTTCGCGATCGTCGGCCTGCTGCTGCTCGGCTCCCGTCCGTTGGCCGCGTCGGTGCTGCTCACCGTCGCCGCCTGGGTCAAGGTCTGGCCGGCGGCGCTGGTCGTCGCGGCCGTCGTCGCCCTGCGCGGCCGTGCCCGGCGCGACGTCGTGGTGGGCGCCGCCGCGACGACGGTCACCGTGGTCGCGATCTCGCTCGTCCTCGGCAGCGGGGCGACGGTGCTCGGCTTCGTGGGGGAGCAGGCGGGGCGCGGCCTCCAGGTCGAGTCGCCCACCGCCACCGCGTGGCTGTGGCGGGCCGCCGCTGGCGTGCCGGGGGCGTTCGTCTACTACGACCACCAGATCCTGACGTACCAGGTCGAGGGCGACGGGGTGGGCACCGCGGCTCGCCTGACGACCGTGCTGATGGCGCTCGTCGTGCTGCTCGTCCTGCTGCTGGGGCTGCGGGCCGTGAGGCGCGGGGCGTCGGCCGTGCACCTCCTCGCGCCCCTGTCGCTCGCCTTCGTCACCGCGCTGATCGTCACCAACAAGGTCGGCTCGCCGCAGTTCGTGGCCTGGCTGGCGC from Frigoribacterium sp. PvP032 includes these protein-coding regions:
- a CDS encoding glycosyltransferase 87 family protein, producing the protein MTVAAPPRAPGADGASRRLPARVAAHPAVLWSAFVLVHLVIGHAALTGPNQPMGDVWSVYRTWMQQGVGGGDWVGVDRPWVYPLLAAVPMLLARVGGDAHYGQAWLTIVLLLDAGAFAVLTGGLGRGLGRGLRGLRGLRGRPHVGAAWWWLLFLLALGPIAVGRIDAVTVPFAIVGLLLLGSRPLAASVLLTVAAWVKVWPAALVVAAVVALRGRARRDVVVGAAATTVTVVAISLVLGSGATVLGFVGEQAGRGLQVESPTATAWLWRAAAGVPGAFVYYDHQILTYQVEGDGVGTAARLTTVLMALVVLLVLLLGLRAVRRGASAVHLLAPLSLAFVTALIVTNKVGSPQFVAWLAPPVVLGLVLARRGAASAARPVVPAVLAVGIAALTQVIYPWEYQALLGVEPWMLVLITVRNLGEVALLVVALVQLWRVGSSARVGPSERADGAAESQRMPQNPTDQAGSAPQHPDIHA